The proteins below come from a single Maylandia zebra isolate NMK-2024a linkage group LG23, Mzebra_GT3a, whole genome shotgun sequence genomic window:
- the LOC101482330 gene encoding C2 calcium-dependent domain-containing protein 4C, which translates to MWVLDKIRGSVESGVLRQGENGDKKGGTPTYSNVLTPDRIPDFFIPPKLVSCPPEPEIPAVKPKEGLHPSTSEHTIGSGKISSPRSPRLVAKIAGDTKNLLRAANRHIIQIESADDVVAGDTNADPQSQTAMSLPYVPKTQTSYGFATLKESPHTRRKESLFHCELTSPITSPNTQRKTPGRSSDTGNHLNPADFNTSHMNPYRYFSGGESDTCSSAESSPFSSPLLSRSASLLKIFTHETQAKVVKAKRTFARHSSLSTDECSSAEPSPNVQRRLHVPTYHGGAGASDHGLHREHTINLHKGGTVRISVNYDSSTSRLLIRVLAAESLYDKHFDMKSINCCVSVYLNPGKLQKQRSNIIKNSRNPVFNEDFFFDSISSTQVKSLSVKFKVVNKGTSLKRDTLLGEREVPLGKLLSGV; encoded by the coding sequence ATGTGGGTTCTGGATAAGATCCGCGGGTCGGTGGAGAGTGGTGTTCTGCGACAGGGGGAGAACGGGGACAAGAAGGGTGGCACCCCGACCTACAGCAACGTCCTCACCCCCGACAGGATCCCAGATTTTTTCATTCCTCCGAAGTTGGTGAGCTGCCCCCCAGAGCCCGAGATCCCCGCCGTAAAGCCCAAAGAAGGCCTGCACCCGTCCACTTCTGAGCACACCATCGGTAGTGGGAAGATCAGTAGTCCGAGAAGCCCACGTTTGGTAGCCAAGATTGCAGGAGACACCAAGAACTTGCTGAGAGCTGCAAACCGCCACATTATACAGATAGAGAGTGCTGATGATGTGGTGGCTGGAGACACTAACGCAGacccccagtcgcagactgcaATGTCTCTGCCTTATGTCCCCAAGACCCAGACGTCCTACGGGTTTGCTACCTTGAAGGAAAGCCCCCACACGCGCCGTAAAGAGTCGCTGTTCCACTGCGAGCTCACCAGTCCCATCACCTCCCCAAATACGCAGAGGAAGACTCCGGGCAGAAGCAGCGACACGGGAAACCACCTGAATCCAGCTGACTTTAACACCTCTCACATGAATCCCTACCGATACTTCAGCGGCGGAGAGAGCGACACCTGCTCCTCAGCCGAGTCCTCCCCTTTCAGCTCCCCTCTGCTCTCTCGCTCCGCGTCCCTGCTCAAGATCTTCACCCATGAGACGCAGGCCAAAGTGGTGAAAGCCAAGCGGACTTTCGCGCGCCACAGCTCCCTCTCCACCGACGAGTGCAGCTCGGCCGAGCCCAGCCCCAACGTCCAGCGACGGCTCCACGTCCCCACCTATCACGGCGGCGCTGGAGCTTCGGACCACGGCCTCCATCGGGAGCACACCATCAACCTGCACAAAGGCGGGACAGTGCGGATCAGCGTCAACTACGACTCCAGCACCTCCCGCCTTCTCATCCGCGTCCTGGCGGCGGAGAGTCTGTACGACAAGCACTTCGACATGAAGAGCATCAACTGCTGCGTGTCTGTCTATCTGAACCCGGGCAAGCTGCAGAAGCAAAGGAGCAACATCATCAAGAACAGCCGCAACCCGGTCTTTAACGAGGACTTCTTCTTCGACTCCATAAGTTCGACTCAGGTGAAGAGCCTCTCCGTGAAGTTCAAGGTGGTGAATAAAGGCACCAGCCTCAAAAGGGACACCTTGCTGGGAGAGCGAGAGGTGCCTCTGGGGAAGTTGCTCTCAGGGGTTTAA
- the cdc34a gene encoding cell division cycle 34 homolog a isoform X1, with amino-acid sequence MAQNRHHVASSQKALMLEMKSLQDEPVEGFKITLVDESDLYNWEVAIFGPPNTHYEGGYFKARIKFPIDYPYSPPAFRFLTKMWHPNIYENGDVCISILHPPVDDPQSGELPSERWNPTQNVSVSCLVLPPSLLLSAPFPSPHPVLPSTILITRSAVGLSLRTILLSVISLLNEPNTFSPANVDASVMYRKWRDSKGKDREYIEIIRKQVVATKADAERDGVKVPVTLDEYCVRTQVPPTDDGSNLLYDDYYDDEELDDDDDDEDDDEDCCYDEDDSGTEDS; translated from the exons ATGGCTCAGAATAGACATCATGTAGCCAGTTCCCAAAAAGCATTAATGTTGGAGATGAAAAGTCTCCAAGATGAGCCGGTCGAAGGGTTCAAAATAACTTTGGTGGACGAGTCGGACCTGTACAACTGGGAAGTAGCGATATTCGGACCCCCGAATACACACTACGAGGGTGGTTATTTTAAG GCTCGGATCAAGTTTCCCATCGACTACCCGTACTCTCCACCAGCTTTCCGCTTTCTCACCAAAATGTGGCACCCGAACATCTACGAG AACGGGGATGTGTGcatctccatccttcatccacCAGTGGACGACCCACAGAGCGGTGAGCTGCCATCGGAGAGGTGGAACCCCACACAGAACGTCAG TGTCTCTTGTCTCGTCTTACCTCCATCTTTGCTACTCTCCGCCCCGTTTCCTTCTCCTCATCCTGTATTGCCTTCAACTATTTTAATCACTCGTTCCGCTGTCGGCCTCTCTCTCAGGACCATCCTGCTCAGTGTGATCTCTCTGCTGAATGAACCCAACACGTTCTCCCCCGCCAACGTGGACGCCTCAGTCATGTACCGAAAGTGGAGGGACAGCAAGGGCAAGGACAGAGAATACATCGAGATCATCAG AAAGCAGGTGGTGGCTACCAAAGCGGATGCAGAGCGGGACGGTGTCAAGGTTCCTGTCACGTTGGACGAGTACTGCGTCCGAACCCAAGTCCCACCCACGGACGACGGCTCCAACCTCTTATACGATGACTACTACGATGACGAGGagctggatgatgatgatgacgacgaGGATGACGATGAGGACTGTTGCTATGATGAGGACGACTCGGGCACTGAGGACTCCTGA
- the cdc34a gene encoding cell division cycle 34 homolog a isoform X2 has product MAQNRHHVASSQKALMLEMKSLQDEPVEGFKITLVDESDLYNWEVAIFGPPNTHYEGGYFKARIKFPIDYPYSPPAFRFLTKMWHPNIYENGDVCISILHPPVDDPQSGELPSERWNPTQNVRTILLSVISLLNEPNTFSPANVDASVMYRKWRDSKGKDREYIEIIRKQVVATKADAERDGVKVPVTLDEYCVRTQVPPTDDGSNLLYDDYYDDEELDDDDDDEDDDEDCCYDEDDSGTEDS; this is encoded by the exons ATGGCTCAGAATAGACATCATGTAGCCAGTTCCCAAAAAGCATTAATGTTGGAGATGAAAAGTCTCCAAGATGAGCCGGTCGAAGGGTTCAAAATAACTTTGGTGGACGAGTCGGACCTGTACAACTGGGAAGTAGCGATATTCGGACCCCCGAATACACACTACGAGGGTGGTTATTTTAAG GCTCGGATCAAGTTTCCCATCGACTACCCGTACTCTCCACCAGCTTTCCGCTTTCTCACCAAAATGTGGCACCCGAACATCTACGAG AACGGGGATGTGTGcatctccatccttcatccacCAGTGGACGACCCACAGAGCGGTGAGCTGCCATCGGAGAGGTGGAACCCCACACAGAACGTCAG GACCATCCTGCTCAGTGTGATCTCTCTGCTGAATGAACCCAACACGTTCTCCCCCGCCAACGTGGACGCCTCAGTCATGTACCGAAAGTGGAGGGACAGCAAGGGCAAGGACAGAGAATACATCGAGATCATCAG AAAGCAGGTGGTGGCTACCAAAGCGGATGCAGAGCGGGACGGTGTCAAGGTTCCTGTCACGTTGGACGAGTACTGCGTCCGAACCCAAGTCCCACCCACGGACGACGGCTCCAACCTCTTATACGATGACTACTACGATGACGAGGagctggatgatgatgatgacgacgaGGATGACGATGAGGACTGTTGCTATGATGAGGACGACTCGGGCACTGAGGACTCCTGA